From Kamptonema formosum PCC 6407, a single genomic window includes:
- a CDS encoding nuclear transport factor 2 family protein: MSDRPALLIELLHAAYAAFNARDIDAALALMTPDVAWPKAFKGGFVRGPEEVRAYWTEQWSEIDPHVEPVSFYSEESGHILVDVHQVVRDLAGAVLVDERVGHRFTFDRGLIQAMEVCPLPSSTPES; this comes from the coding sequence ATGTCAGATCGACCTGCACTCCTAATCGAACTACTCCATGCAGCTTACGCAGCCTTCAACGCGCGAGACATTGACGCTGCCCTTGCCCTCATGACTCCCGACGTGGCTTGGCCCAAAGCGTTCAAAGGCGGTTTTGTTCGTGGGCCTGAAGAAGTTCGCGCTTACTGGACGGAGCAATGGAGCGAGATCGATCCGCACGTCGAGCCGGTTTCCTTTTACTCGGAGGAGAGCGGGCACATTTTGGTCGATGTGCATCAGGTCGTGCGTGACTTGGCGGGAGCAGTTCTTGTCGATGAGCGCGTAGGTCATCGATTCACCTTCGATCGCGGCTTGATTCAAGCTATGGAAGTCTGTCCACTTCCATCGTCCACCCCAGAGTCCTAA
- the rpsD gene encoding 30S ribosomal protein S4, giving the protein MSRYRGPRLRIVRRLGDLPGLTRKSPRRAYPPGQHGQNRKKRSEYAVRLEEKQKLRFNYGISERQLLRYVRKARRVTGSTGQVLLQMLEMRLDNTVFRMGMAPTIPAARQLVNHGHVTVNDRTVDIASFQCKPGDVVAVKNTERSRLLVEANLKYPGLAHLPSHLEFDKQKLVGKVNGTVEREWIALQVNELLVVEYYSRQA; this is encoded by the coding sequence ATGTCTCGATATCGAGGCCCTCGCCTCAGAATAGTCCGCCGCTTGGGAGATTTGCCAGGGCTGACTCGTAAGTCACCTAGACGGGCTTACCCTCCTGGCCAACACGGCCAAAACCGCAAAAAGCGCTCAGAGTATGCGGTACGTCTGGAAGAAAAGCAAAAGCTCCGTTTCAATTATGGGATTTCGGAGCGCCAACTTCTGCGCTACGTGCGGAAAGCACGTCGAGTAACTGGTTCTACGGGCCAAGTGCTGCTGCAAATGCTGGAAATGCGCTTGGATAATACAGTTTTCCGCATGGGTATGGCTCCGACTATTCCTGCTGCACGGCAACTGGTGAATCACGGCCATGTGACTGTTAACGATCGCACGGTGGACATCGCTAGTTTTCAGTGCAAGCCGGGAGATGTGGTTGCTGTCAAAAATACGGAGCGATCGCGCCTACTGGTAGAGGCTAATCTCAAGTATCCAGGTTTGGCTCACTTGCCTAGCCACCTTGAGTTTGACAAGCAAAAACTTGTTGGCAAGGTCAATGGTACTGTGGAACGCGAGTGGATCGCTCTCCAAGTTAATGAGCTGCTGGTGGTTGAATACTATTCTCGCCAAGCTTAA
- the moaA gene encoding GTP 3',8-cyclase MoaA → MNQVDYLRISLIDRCNFRCQYCMPDSAEIDYILQQELLTHQELLTLLREVFIPVGFTRFRLTGGEPLLHPGAVELVRAIASQPETKDLSMTTNGFLLSQKAQPLYDAGLRRINISLDSLEPETFDKIVGSRGRSRWLQVWEGIQTAYQVGFDPLKLNVVVMPGVNDGEVLDLAALSIDRHWHVRFIEFMPIGNNQLFGDRGWIPSAELRQQIRDRWGLTESQVCGNGPADVFQIPGAKGTLGFISQMSECFCDRCNRMRLSADGWIRPCLLNESGQIDLKTALREGVSTLELRDRLSELLALKPEINFKERNSGATGAYTRTMSQIGG, encoded by the coding sequence ATGAACCAGGTAGATTATCTCCGCATAAGTCTGATCGATCGCTGCAACTTTCGGTGTCAATACTGTATGCCTGACAGCGCAGAGATTGACTATATTTTGCAGCAAGAATTGCTGACTCACCAGGAATTGCTGACTCTGCTGCGAGAGGTTTTTATTCCCGTAGGGTTTACCCGCTTTCGCTTAACTGGGGGCGAACCCCTGCTGCATCCAGGGGCGGTGGAATTAGTAAGGGCGATCGCCAGTCAGCCGGAAACTAAAGACCTCTCGATGACCACCAATGGGTTTTTACTCTCCCAAAAAGCCCAACCCCTTTACGATGCTGGCTTGCGGCGGATTAACATCAGCTTGGATTCCTTGGAACCTGAGACTTTTGACAAAATTGTTGGCAGTCGGGGACGTAGCCGCTGGCTGCAAGTTTGGGAAGGGATTCAAACCGCCTATCAGGTAGGATTTGACCCGCTGAAATTGAATGTGGTAGTAATGCCGGGGGTGAATGATGGTGAAGTGCTCGACTTAGCTGCTTTAAGTATCGATCGCCACTGGCACGTCCGGTTTATTGAGTTTATGCCCATCGGCAATAATCAGTTATTTGGCGATCGCGGTTGGATACCCTCAGCCGAATTACGGCAGCAAATTCGCGATCGTTGGGGCTTGACAGAATCGCAAGTTTGTGGTAATGGGCCCGCTGATGTATTTCAAATTCCCGGCGCGAAAGGGACATTAGGATTCATCAGTCAAATGTCAGAATGTTTTTGCGATCGCTGCAACCGAATGCGGCTTTCCGCCGACGGCTGGATTCGACCATGTTTGCTCAATGAAAGCGGTCAAATTGACCTGAAAACAGCGCTACGAGAAGGTGTTTCAACTCTTGAACTGCGCGATCGCCTTAGCGAATTACTAGCCCTCAAGCCAGAGATCAACTTCAAAGAGCGGAACTCTGGCGCAACGGGCGCTTATACCAGAACGATGTCACAAATTGGAGGGTAA